AGGCTCCTGTGCTACCGGGTCGGGGAGGGCAACAGCACCGGTACCTCCAGGAGCTCATCCGACGTTGGGCCGAGTCAAAGGACTGGCAAGCGTCCGTGGAGGAGCCGATTCTCGATGGACTGGGAAACGTAGACGTGGCTCTCCGTCGAGGAGAACATACGGTCGCTTGCGAGATCGGAGTATCCTCTCCGCCGGAGAGGGAGCTTGAGAACATTCAGAAGTGCCTTGCGGGCGGATTCGATCAAGTTGTCTGGATCTCGACCGAGAAGAAGACCCTCACGAAGGTGCGGGCCCTGGTATCTTCCGCTATTTCGAAGGAAGACCGCGATCGAGTGGTCGTCGCGACGCCGGATGAGGTATTCTCGGTTCTGGAAGCGATCGACGCGGAAGAGGCGGGAAGCGAGCAGACCTTTCGCGGGTATCGGGTGAAAGTACGGTATAAGGCCGTCGCCGAAGGGGAGAAAGCGGAAAAGCGGAAGGCGGTATCGAGTGTCATCGCAAGGGCGCTGAGGCGGCTTGCGGATTGATCGTTGCCATACCGAAGGGAAGTGCAGACCATGCCAGGGAAGGTCTTCATTAGCTGTGGTCAGAGGCCTCCAGACGAACGGACTCACGCGGAAGCCGTTCGTAGACTCCTGACCGAGGAATTTCACCTCAATCCCTATCTGGCCTTCAAGGTCCAGAGTCTAAGCGACATCCTGACAATCACGAATGAACTTCGTACATCGGACTACTATCTCTTCATCGACTTCGTGCGACGACAGTCAAGTCCGAACGATTTGCCTATGTCGCTTTTTACTCACCAGGAACTGGCCGTCGCGCATCAGCTAGGCTTTCGCGACGAGATGATTGCATTGCAGGAACGCGGGGCACTTCTCGAGGGCTACCTGAGATATGTACTGGGGAACCCGGAGCAATTCGGCAATCAGGACGAACTTCTCGAAGCTGTTCGGAGGCTCGTAAGAGAAAAAGGGTGGGGACCCGCATTCTCCCGCAATCTGGTAGTTGCTGGACATGAGGATGTCTCCTGCGTCTATACGGATCATACCGGAACTGCCACACAGAGGGTGTGGCAGATTCGAATCGAGAATAGACGGAATGACCGTGCCGCTCTCCGCACCGTCTGTATTCTCGACTCGCTGCGGGATTGTGAAGAGCGCGAGATTGTCTGTGCAGATCGGGCGTACTTGAAGTGGGCGGGGCAGGCCGGATATGAGCGAACGATCCTCCCGCAGGATTTCGGATTGATCGACGCGTTCGCTATCAGGGCGGATCGACCGGGGCTCTTTCTCCATAGCCTTCGTGATACGCCAAGGGAACCTATCGTGACCGATGAGGGAGACTATGTGCTCCGCTTCAAACTCTTTGCGGACGCCTTCCCAATTGTTCTGTTCGAGGTACATTTTTCTCTGCGGTGGCGTCCCGCAACAACGGACTGGAGAACAGCATCTGAACTGACGTCGCTTATGGTGACGTGAGTAATATGGGGGTATCTCCCGATGCGGGATGCGCCGCGACTGAAGAATGACACGGTAACAAAGCAAGTCGGCATCTGGATCCGCGTCTCCACCGAAGACCAGGCTAGGGGCGAGAGTCCTGAGCACCACGAACGCCGGGCGCACGCCTATGCCGAATCGAAGGATTGGCGTGTTCGGGAGGTCTATCACCTGGAAGCCGTCTCGGGCAAATCGGTCATGGGCCACGCCGAGACGGAAAAGATGCTCCGCCATGTTCGCTCGGGTCACATCACTGGGCTCATCTTCTCGAAGCTCGCCCGCCTCGCCCGGAACACACGAGAGCTCCTCGACTTCGCAGACATTTTCCGAGAGAATGACGCGGATCTGATTTCCCTCCAGGAAGCCATCGACACTACCACACCCGCCGGACGGCTTTTCTATACGATGATCGCCGCCATGGCCCAGTGGGAGCGGGAGGAGATCTCGGAGCGAGTGGCCGCCTCTGTCCCCATTCGAGCCAAGCTCGGCAAGCCCACAGGAGGAGCGGCGCCCTTCGGCTACCAGTGGGAGAATCGGAGACTCGTTCTCGACCCCAAAGAGGCTCCCGTCCGACGCCTTCTCCATGAGCTTTTCCTCGAACACAAACGAAAGAGGACGGTCGCCCGGATCCTCAACGAGAAGGGCTACCGAACCCGGAAGGGAGCCAAGTTCTCAGGCACGACCGTGGATCGTCTCCTCAAGGACCCCACCGCGAAGGGCAAACACCGCGCCAACTACACGAAGTCCCTCGGTGAGGGGAAGAAGTGGGTTCTCAAGTCAGAATCCGAATGGGTCTACATAGATGTCGAACCGATCATCCCCGAGGACCTCTGGAACCAATGCAACGCGATCCTCGAGGAGCAGAGCAGGAACGGGAGGCGGCGGGGTAGAAAGCCGAGCTATCTGTTCACCGGACTCGTCTTCTGCCACTGCGGCAGAAAAATGTACGTCTCCACGGATTCCCGGGATCCGAAGTACATCTGCCGGGAATGCCGCAACAAGATCCCCACCAAGGACCTGGAGGCCGTCTTCCACGAGCAGCTCCGCGAGTTCTTCTTCTCGCCCGAGGAGGTTTCTTCCTACCTCCAAACCGCCGACGAGACGATAGGGGCGAAGCAGGAGGCCCTCACGAGCCTTGAGAGCGAACTCAAACGGGTGGAAACTGAGATGGAGGGGATCTACCAGCTCTACCTCAAAGACGGCATCTCACCAGAAGGCTTCGGTCGAAAGTACAAGCCGCTCGAAGAGCGTCAGAAGCAGATCGAAGCAGAGATCCCCAAACTCCAAGGTGAAGTCGATTTCCTCAAGATCCAGTTCCTTTCCCGAGACGAGATCCTCTCCGAAGCCAAAGACCTGTTCACTCGCTGGCCGCACCTGGAATTCCACGAGAAGCAGCAGATCATCGAGAACATCGTGCAAGAAGTCCGTATCGGCAAAAATGACATAGAGTTCCGCCTCATCTATATTCCGTCTCCCTCGGAGATGGCCGGTAAAAAGGCACGCAACCTCAGGGATTCATCGCCGCCGCGAGAAGGAAAGTGGAGGGAAAGCGCAGGGAGGCGCTCGCGCGGGCGATCCGGACGGAGCCTTCCTCGAGCGGCTGGCGGAGCAGCTCGAGCACGTTCTTTTTGAACTCGGGAAGCTCGTCGAGAAAGAGGACACCGTGATGGGCGAGGGAGACCTCGCCGGGACGCGGGTAGGCGCCGCCGCC
The sequence above is a segment of the Candidatus Eisenbacteria bacterium genome. Coding sequences within it:
- a CDS encoding recombinase family protein, which produces MRDAPRLKNDTVTKQVGIWIRVSTEDQARGESPEHHERRAHAYAESKDWRVREVYHLEAVSGKSVMGHAETEKMLRHVRSGHITGLIFSKLARLARNTRELLDFADIFRENDADLISLQEAIDTTTPAGRLFYTMIAAMAQWEREEISERVAASVPIRAKLGKPTGGAAPFGYQWENRRLVLDPKEAPVRRLLHELFLEHKRKRTVARILNEKGYRTRKGAKFSGTTVDRLLKDPTAKGKHRANYTKSLGEGKKWVLKSESEWVYIDVEPIIPEDLWNQCNAILEEQSRNGRRRGRKPSYLFTGLVFCHCGRKMYVSTDSRDPKYICRECRNKIPTKDLEAVFHEQLREFFFSPEEVSSYLQTADETIGAKQEALTSLESELKRVETEMEGIYQLYLKDGISPEGFGRKYKPLEERQKQIEAEIPKLQGEVDFLKIQFLSRDEILSEAKDLFTRWPHLEFHEKQQIIENIVQEVRIGKNDIEFRLIYIPSPSEMAGKKARNLRDSSPPREGKWRESAGRRSRGRSGRSLPRAAGGAARARSF